Proteins from a genomic interval of Tepidisphaeraceae bacterium:
- a CDS encoding DUF3341 domain-containing protein, whose amino-acid sequence METVKPNPIHGLLAQFTTPEALLEACERVRDAGYKRAEAYAPFPIHGLSEAIGHKKTKVPLLIFCFGAIGCFVGFYMQYFANVIHYPLNIGGRPYNSWPYWIPIMFECTVLFSVQAAVWGAVIGLNGLPRPYNPLFNVPSFSLASQDRFFIEIESADPKFDLEQTRKFLEDMHPAEVAVVPA is encoded by the coding sequence ATGGAAACGGTTAAACCCAATCCGATACACGGCCTGCTGGCCCAGTTCACGACGCCCGAGGCGTTGCTGGAAGCGTGCGAACGCGTGCGCGACGCCGGCTACAAGCGCGCCGAGGCTTACGCGCCCTTCCCGATACACGGGTTGAGCGAGGCGATCGGCCACAAGAAGACGAAGGTCCCCCTTCTGATCTTCTGCTTCGGCGCGATCGGTTGCTTCGTCGGCTTTTACATGCAGTACTTCGCCAACGTCATCCACTACCCGCTGAACATCGGTGGCCGGCCGTACAACAGCTGGCCGTACTGGATCCCGATCATGTTCGAGTGCACGGTGCTGTTCAGCGTGCAGGCGGCGGTGTGGGGCGCGGTGATCGGGCTGAACGGGCTCCCCCGCCCGTACAACCCGCTGTTCAACGTGCCGAGCTTCAGCCTGGCCAGCCAGGACCGCTTCTTCATCGAGATCGAGTCGGCCGACCCGAAGTTCGACTTGGAACAGACGCGCAAGTTTCTCGAAGACATGCACCCGGCCGAAGTCGCGGTGGTGCCCGCATGA
- a CDS encoding TAT-variant-translocated molybdopterin oxidoreductase, whose amino-acid sequence MKSDVAPSLSNATAASATPAHDAVEQRRTAVAKLPDECPGHAHEHAHAPTEVAADATDQPQLPSTLRHPSSTVAPKKLWRSVAELENSPEFMELVEREFPKAASEWTDELSRRHFMKIMGASLAFAGAAGCWKRPDEIVVPYVVPPEQVVPGKPLFFATTYTMEGAGRGVIVESHQGRPTKIEGNPDHPASLGTASAHMQASILSMYDPERSQSLMRTGDNATWDRFIAEITPRLAAQRAVGGTGLRLLMTPNASPTAERQLKLLMEQYPSAKVHTYDPLGHMSSGAGAQESFGENVNTVYQIDKAKVLLSLDSNFLQETGGSLRYAKQFINGRRVRADHHDPKDMNRLYVVESCPTITGAMADHKLRVKPSAVEVFARALLAQINGDTAAGAAEFPWLPAAAKDLAANRGASVVIAGDHQTPVVHALAHQINAALGNVGQTLYYTNPIYSTVASGSIAELITDASAGKVELLFILGGNPVYDLPGDQDFKQVLQNVPYKVRLGAYDDETSFQCHWHIPETHYLEMWSDARAFDGTASIVQPLIAPLYDSKSMHTILAVITGQADRSDYQLVRDTWREAGGANFESWWREALNKGVIPNTAFAPKQVTAKAAPPPAPAATGGIEVIVRPDPNVLDGRFANNGWLQELPRPLTKLTWDNVIFISQKMAQSLDIPLTDKWDDAWGYYVTVTANGQTVTGPAWVVPGHPDDAVTVFLGYGRSRAGVVGTNLGFDVAPLRSSANPWFATNGEVKRGEGRLRLACTQMHQLMKGSNARDLIRVNPISDYEKAKYGPHGSQAGHGGGHGDDPENHAAEDATPASPHGAVAQGTVSGNPLPAPHFPSDGHDHGATEASPTRETAFDKKYRNVPLTLYDQKMPSDPPYDMDTNQWGMSIDNNACIGCNACVIACQSENNIPVIGKTEVIFGREMHWLRIDTYYGGDSVHDVEGPFFEPIMCMHCEAAPCEVVCPVEATSHSHEGLNEMTYNRCVGTKYCSNNCPYKVRRFNFFRYKDDQNESIALMRNPNVTIRTRGVMEKCTFCVQRISGARIEAKKHGGPDGGPSYGKVTGDLVPKTACQQTCPTDAIIFGNLTDVGSPVRKLKSEPTDYGLLTELNTRPRVTYMGRFTNPNPEIGHG is encoded by the coding sequence ATGAAGTCTGACGTCGCTCCATCCCTGTCGAACGCCACCGCCGCCAGCGCCACCCCCGCGCATGATGCGGTCGAACAACGTCGCACTGCGGTTGCCAAGCTGCCCGACGAGTGCCCGGGTCACGCGCACGAACATGCGCACGCCCCGACCGAAGTTGCAGCAGACGCGACCGACCAGCCGCAACTGCCCTCCACCTTGCGGCATCCAAGCTCGACCGTTGCGCCCAAGAAGCTGTGGCGTAGCGTAGCGGAACTTGAGAACTCGCCTGAATTTATGGAACTGGTGGAACGCGAGTTCCCCAAGGCCGCCAGCGAGTGGACCGACGAGCTGAGCCGTCGGCATTTCATGAAGATCATGGGCGCCTCGCTGGCGTTCGCCGGTGCTGCAGGCTGCTGGAAGCGTCCTGACGAAATCGTGGTGCCGTATGTCGTGCCACCGGAACAAGTGGTGCCCGGTAAGCCGCTCTTCTTCGCCACCACCTACACGATGGAGGGCGCCGGCCGCGGTGTGATCGTCGAGAGCCACCAAGGCCGTCCGACAAAGATCGAAGGTAATCCCGACCACCCCGCGAGCCTGGGCACCGCAAGTGCCCACATGCAGGCGTCGATCCTGTCGATGTACGACCCCGAGCGCTCGCAATCGCTGATGCGCACCGGGGACAACGCCACCTGGGATCGCTTTATCGCCGAGATCACGCCCCGGCTGGCTGCCCAGCGGGCCGTGGGTGGCACTGGGCTGCGTCTGTTGATGACGCCCAATGCCAGCCCCACTGCCGAGCGACAACTGAAGCTGCTGATGGAGCAGTATCCGTCGGCCAAGGTGCACACCTACGATCCGCTGGGCCACATGTCCTCGGGCGCAGGCGCGCAAGAGTCGTTCGGTGAAAACGTTAATACCGTTTACCAGATCGATAAAGCCAAGGTTCTGCTCTCGCTCGACAGCAACTTCCTGCAGGAGACCGGTGGCAGCCTTCGCTACGCCAAACAGTTCATCAACGGTCGGCGGGTGCGTGCGGATCATCATGATCCGAAGGACATGAACCGCCTGTACGTCGTGGAAAGCTGCCCGACGATCACCGGCGCCATGGCCGACCACAAGCTGCGCGTGAAGCCCAGCGCGGTCGAGGTCTTCGCTCGTGCGCTGCTGGCCCAAATCAACGGCGACACCGCCGCCGGCGCCGCCGAGTTCCCCTGGCTCCCCGCCGCCGCCAAAGATCTGGCCGCCAACCGTGGCGCGTCGGTCGTCATCGCGGGCGATCACCAGACGCCGGTCGTCCACGCATTGGCCCACCAGATCAACGCCGCCTTGGGCAACGTCGGTCAGACGCTGTACTACACCAATCCGATCTACTCCACCGTCGCCTCGGGCAGCATCGCCGAGCTGATCACCGACGCGAGCGCGGGGAAGGTTGAACTGCTATTCATTCTGGGTGGCAATCCGGTTTACGATCTGCCCGGCGATCAGGACTTCAAGCAGGTCCTGCAGAACGTGCCTTACAAGGTCCGCCTTGGCGCGTACGACGACGAGACGTCGTTCCAATGCCACTGGCACATCCCCGAGACGCACTACCTGGAAATGTGGAGCGACGCGCGGGCCTTCGACGGCACCGCCAGCATCGTTCAGCCGCTGATCGCCCCGCTGTACGACAGCAAGTCGATGCACACGATCCTCGCGGTCATCACGGGCCAAGCGGATCGGTCGGACTACCAGCTCGTCCGCGATACGTGGCGCGAAGCGGGTGGCGCGAACTTCGAATCGTGGTGGCGCGAGGCCCTGAACAAGGGCGTTATCCCGAACACCGCCTTTGCGCCGAAGCAGGTGACCGCCAAGGCCGCCCCACCGCCGGCACCGGCGGCGACGGGTGGCATCGAAGTCATCGTTCGCCCTGATCCGAACGTGCTCGACGGTCGATTCGCGAACAACGGCTGGCTGCAGGAATTGCCCCGCCCGCTGACGAAGCTGACGTGGGACAACGTCATCTTCATCAGCCAGAAGATGGCCCAGTCGCTCGACATTCCGCTGACCGACAAGTGGGACGATGCCTGGGGCTATTACGTCACCGTTACCGCCAACGGACAAACGGTCACTGGCCCCGCGTGGGTCGTGCCGGGTCATCCGGATGATGCGGTCACCGTCTTCCTAGGCTACGGCCGCAGTCGCGCGGGCGTGGTCGGCACGAACCTGGGCTTCGACGTCGCCCCGCTGCGCTCGTCGGCCAACCCGTGGTTCGCTACCAACGGTGAGGTGAAGCGTGGCGAAGGTCGGCTTCGGCTGGCCTGCACGCAGATGCACCAGTTGATGAAGGGGTCCAACGCCCGCGACCTCATCCGCGTCAACCCGATCAGCGACTACGAGAAAGCCAAGTACGGCCCGCACGGGTCGCAGGCCGGTCATGGTGGTGGCCACGGTGACGACCCCGAGAACCACGCGGCCGAAGATGCCACGCCCGCCAGCCCCCATGGCGCTGTGGCGCAAGGCACTGTCTCCGGTAACCCGCTGCCCGCTCCGCATTTTCCGAGCGACGGTCACGATCATGGTGCCACCGAGGCGTCACCGACCCGCGAGACGGCGTTCGACAAGAAGTACCGCAACGTCCCGCTGACGCTGTACGACCAGAAGATGCCCTCCGACCCGCCGTACGACATGGACACCAACCAGTGGGGCATGTCGATCGACAACAACGCCTGCATTGGATGCAACGCGTGCGTCATCGCGTGTCAGTCGGAGAACAACATCCCGGTCATCGGCAAGACCGAGGTGATCTTCGGCCGCGAGATGCACTGGCTGCGCATCGATACCTATTACGGTGGCGACAGCGTCCACGACGTCGAGGGCCCGTTCTTCGAGCCGATCATGTGCATGCACTGTGAGGCGGCGCCGTGCGAGGTCGTCTGCCCCGTCGAGGCGACGTCGCACAGCCACGAGGGCCTGAACGAGATGACGTACAACCGGTGCGTCGGGACGAAGTACTGCAGCAACAACTGCCCGTACAAGGTCCGCCGGTTCAACTTCTTCCGTTATAAAGACGACCAGAACGAGAGCATCGCGCTGATGCGCAACCCAAACGTCACGATCCGCACGCGCGGCGTGATGGAGAAGTGCACGTTCTGCGTCCAACGCATCAGCGGCGCCCGCATCGAAGCCAAGAAGCACGGCGGGCCGGACGGTGGGCCAAGCTACGGTAAGGTGACGGGGGACCTCGTCCCCAAGACCGCGTGCCAGCAGACCTGCCCGACCGACGCGATCATCTTCGGCAACCTGACCGACGTGGGATCGCCCGTGCGGAAGCTGAAGTCGGAGCCGACCGACTACGGCCTGCTGACCGAACTGAACACCCGACCCCGCGTGACGTACATGGGCCGGTTCACCAACCCGAACCCGGAAATCGGGCACGGATAG
- a CDS encoding SprT-like domain-containing protein yields the protein MNLYEASYLAKQLLQQHGLADAGWSFAFDHARRRFGRCNYTRRLITLSRPLTLLNNLDEVRDTLLHEIAHALAPGDGHGVKWRRVCVQIGARPKRCYDDSTVVSPPRRVAPYEMGCNACNWWAPRHRRTRRAYVCKRCRGKVVWRAIATAPSSRLEYPV from the coding sequence ATGAACCTCTACGAAGCGTCGTACCTCGCCAAACAGCTACTGCAACAGCACGGCCTGGCCGACGCCGGCTGGTCGTTCGCGTTCGACCACGCCCGCAGGCGGTTCGGGCGGTGCAATTACACGCGTCGGCTCATCACGCTCTCTCGGCCGCTCACGTTGCTGAATAACCTCGACGAGGTCCGCGACACCCTGCTGCACGAGATCGCCCACGCCCTGGCCCCCGGCGATGGTCATGGCGTTAAATGGCGGCGCGTCTGCGTGCAGATCGGCGCCCGCCCCAAGCGCTGCTACGACGATTCGACCGTCGTCTCGCCGCCGCGTCGCGTGGCGCCGTACGAGATGGGTTGCAACGCCTGCAACTGGTGGGCGCCCCGCCATCGGCGCACCCGGCGGGCGTACGTCTGCAAACGATGCCGGGGGAAGGTCGTCTGGCGCGCGATCGCGACCGCACCCTCGTCGCGCCTCGAATACCCCGTTTAG
- a CDS encoding alanine racemase, whose translation MTFSQYVTVHVDLDHVRAAAERVKRAVAGADVIAVLKADAYGLGAARVADAIAPVVDGFYVFELAEATAIDLRRYGKPILSLLDETDDPTPYRDAGVRPVVWTTRRAAALRGARPVLSVDTGQQRFACAREDVDAILSAGAIEEAMTHASNAQQAVLFDQLTAGRGLRRHAAGTALLDDPAARFDAVRPGLALYRDAVRVSTRLVDARDSNGPAGYGGFVTRRHGVILAGYAHGLSVGPCLVNGQPRRILEVGMQTAFVELEASDRAGDEGELLGDALPLETVATAWQVPAQAAMLRLCGLGRHSGPSPGTPGEAR comes from the coding sequence ATGACCTTTAGCCAATACGTCACCGTTCACGTCGATCTGGACCACGTCCGCGCCGCGGCCGAGCGGGTGAAGCGCGCCGTCGCGGGAGCCGACGTGATCGCGGTGCTGAAGGCCGACGCCTACGGCCTGGGGGCGGCGCGGGTGGCGGATGCGATCGCCCCTGTAGTGGATGGGTTCTACGTCTTCGAACTGGCCGAGGCGACCGCGATCGATTTGCGGCGGTATGGGAAGCCGATCCTGTCGTTGTTGGATGAGACCGATGATCCGACCCCCTACCGCGACGCGGGCGTGCGCCCGGTGGTGTGGACCACGCGGCGAGCCGCGGCGCTTCGCGGGGCACGACCGGTATTATCCGTGGATACCGGGCAGCAACGCTTCGCGTGCGCTCGGGAGGACGTGGACGCCATCCTGTCCGCCGGTGCGATCGAAGAGGCGATGACGCACGCGTCCAACGCTCAACAAGCGGTGTTGTTCGATCAACTCACGGCGGGTAGAGGATTGCGTCGCCACGCTGCGGGAACGGCGCTGTTAGATGACCCGGCGGCGCGGTTCGACGCCGTACGGCCGGGGCTGGCGCTCTATCGCGATGCGGTGCGTGTCAGCACCCGATTGGTCGATGCGCGAGACTCGAACGGGCCGGCCGGTTATGGCGGGTTCGTCACGCGGCGGCACGGGGTGATCCTCGCGGGCTACGCGCACGGGCTGTCGGTTGGGCCGTGCCTGGTAAATGGCCAACCGCGGCGCATCCTCGAGGTGGGGATGCAGACGGCATTTGTGGAACTGGAAGCTAGTGACCGCGCGGGTGACGAGGGCGAATTACTGGGGGACGCGCTACCCCTGGAGACCGTCGCGACGGCGTGGCAGGTGCCAGCACAAGCGGCGATGTTGCGCCTGTGCGGGTTGGGACGGCACTCCGGTCCCTCTCCCGGTACTCCGGGAGAGGCTAGGTGA
- a CDS encoding DNA starvation/stationary phase protection protein: MTSTRQPQNRGQNGKSESSATPLVHQRGREMQAFGKVVRMPIGLDEATCSQSVEQLNQILADTITLRDLYKKHHWQVSGHTFYQLHLLFDKHSEEQTALIDTIAERIQLLGGVSIAMAHDVAELTKLERPPKGREEVPVQISRLLEAHEYMCKLCRKAASEASDRGDEGTNDMLISDVLRTNELQAWFVAEHVVETPLVKAD; the protein is encoded by the coding sequence ATGACCAGCACAAGACAACCGCAAAATCGCGGGCAAAACGGCAAGTCGGAGTCGAGCGCCACGCCGCTCGTTCACCAGCGCGGGCGCGAGATGCAGGCGTTCGGGAAGGTCGTGCGCATGCCGATCGGCTTGGACGAGGCAACGTGCTCGCAGAGCGTCGAGCAGTTGAATCAGATTCTCGCCGACACGATCACGCTGCGCGACCTGTACAAGAAGCACCACTGGCAGGTGTCGGGGCACACGTTCTACCAGCTGCATTTGCTGTTCGATAAGCACTCCGAGGAACAGACGGCGTTGATCGACACGATCGCCGAGCGCATCCAACTGCTGGGCGGCGTGTCGATCGCCATGGCACACGATGTGGCCGAGCTGACGAAGCTCGAGCGCCCACCGAAGGGCCGCGAGGAGGTGCCGGTGCAGATCTCCCGCCTGTTGGAGGCCCACGAGTACATGTGCAAGCTGTGCCGCAAGGCCGCGTCGGAAGCGTCCGACCGCGGCGACGAGGGGACGAACGACATGTTGATCAGCGACGTGCTGCGCACGAACGAGCTTCAGGCGTGGTTCGTCGCCGAGCATGTGGTGGAGACGCCGTTGGTGAAGGCGGATTAG
- a CDS encoding cytochrome c3 family protein has protein sequence MAQIFHPRMNTLAKASIIGGVLFAAALGALGAVVDRSPYMTNQGVIRNQPIPFSHAHHVKGLGIDCRYCHTSVEHSGSAGFPSTKTCMTCHSQVYRDSDMLKPVRDSWEQNKPIVWNRVHNLADYVYFDHSIHVAKGVGCNTCHGPVDEMRLMWQHSTLQMDWCLSCHRKPEEFIRPKDEIYNMHYDPKAEAASRGTTVPEMQADLLKQYHIRAGQLTNCSICHR, from the coding sequence ATGGCTCAGATATTCCACCCCCGCATGAACACGCTGGCCAAGGCCAGCATCATCGGTGGGGTCTTGTTCGCCGCGGCATTGGGCGCGTTGGGCGCGGTCGTCGACCGTTCGCCGTACATGACCAACCAAGGCGTCATCCGAAACCAACCGATCCCGTTCAGCCACGCCCACCACGTGAAGGGTCTCGGCATCGATTGCCGTTACTGCCACACGTCGGTCGAGCACTCGGGGTCGGCCGGCTTCCCATCGACCAAGACCTGCATGACCTGTCACTCGCAGGTCTACCGCGACTCGGACATGCTCAAGCCGGTGCGCGACAGCTGGGAACAGAACAAGCCCATCGTCTGGAACCGGGTTCACAATCTTGCCGACTACGTCTACTTCGACCACTCGATCCACGTGGCCAAGGGCGTGGGCTGCAACACCTGCCACGGCCCGGTCGACGAGATGCGGTTGATGTGGCAGCACTCCACGCTGCAAATGGACTGGTGCCTGAGCTGTCACCGTAAGCCGGAAGAGTTCATCCGTCCGAAGGACGAGATCTACAACATGCATTACGACCCGAAGGCCGAGGCGGCAAGCCGCGGCACCACGGTGCCGGAAATGCAGGCGGACCTGTTGAAGCAATACCACATTAGGGCCGGGCAGCTCACCAACTGCTCGATTTGCCACCGATGA
- a CDS encoding TerC family protein, with the protein MLLELAAASMPFLSAATEGAQPIANLFSMQAAIALITLTLLEIVLGIDNIIFISVLADKLPLEQQGKARKIGLSLAMIMRVILLLCISWIMGLTTPVPIIGDWFGWALGDKEQLNWRDMILLLGGLFLIYKSVTEIHDKLEGEEHGAGGGKNQISFASVITQILILDIVFSLDSVITAVGMVQTTPETRTVGLTIMITAVVIAVGVMLFAAKPISEFVNRHPTVKMLAFSFLILVGVVLIVDASHRHIPKGYIYFAMAFSIGVEMLNLKLRGKSKKPVQLHQTYVADASTGPAGH; encoded by the coding sequence ATGCTCCTCGAGCTCGCCGCCGCGTCGATGCCGTTTCTGTCCGCCGCCACTGAGGGCGCCCAACCGATCGCCAACTTGTTCTCGATGCAGGCGGCGATCGCGCTGATCACGCTGACGCTGCTCGAGATCGTGCTGGGCATCGACAACATCATCTTCATCTCGGTGCTGGCCGATAAGCTGCCGCTGGAACAGCAGGGCAAGGCGCGGAAGATCGGGTTGTCGCTGGCGATGATCATGCGCGTGATCCTGCTGCTGTGCATCAGCTGGATCATGGGCCTGACCACGCCCGTGCCGATCATCGGCGACTGGTTCGGCTGGGCGCTGGGCGACAAGGAACAGCTGAACTGGCGCGACATGATCCTGCTGCTGGGCGGGCTGTTCCTGATCTACAAGAGCGTGACCGAGATCCACGACAAGCTGGAAGGCGAGGAACACGGCGCCGGTGGCGGCAAGAACCAGATCTCGTTCGCCAGCGTGATCACGCAGATTTTAATCCTGGACATCGTGTTCAGCCTGGACAGCGTGATTACGGCGGTCGGCATGGTGCAGACGACGCCGGAGACGCGCACGGTGGGCCTGACGATCATGATCACCGCTGTGGTGATCGCGGTGGGCGTGATGCTGTTCGCCGCCAAGCCGATCAGCGAGTTCGTGAACCGCCACCCGACGGTGAAGATGCTGGCGTTCTCGTTCCTGATCCTGGTGGGCGTGGTGCTGATCGTGGATGCGTCGCACCGGCACATCCCCAAGGGGTACATCTACTTCGCGATGGCGTTCTCGATCGGCGTGGAAATGCTGAACCTGAAGCTGCGCGGCAAGAGCAAGAAGCCCGTCCAACTGCACCAGACGTACGTGGCGGACGCCTCGACGGGACCCGCGGGGCATTAA
- the xylA gene encoding xylose isomerase, translated as MSSAFDKKYKFTFGLWTINNPGRDPFGGPTREAIDAPRVCDIVGAAGAYGVNFHDNDLIPIDASASEADAIKRDFKKALKNNGLVVPMATTNLFGDAVFKDGAFTSNNAGVRAYAIQKTMRAMDLGAEFGAKIYVFWGGREGTESDATKSPVDAIKRFREAINFLCEYSIEQGYNYKFAFEAKPNEPRGHIYFAVTGSYLGFIPTLDHPDMCGVNPEFAHESMAGLNFVHQVAAALEAGKLFHIDLNDQEFGRYDQDYRFGSANLKHAFFLVKLLEDHKYNGPRHFDSHAFRQSDYADVAEFAKGSMRTYTLLAEKARKWNADAEIQGLLKTINVQDAAMSKLTKSYSSGNAKKLLAAPLDRVELAKARLPYEKLDQLTMEIIMGTR; from the coding sequence ATGAGCAGCGCGTTCGACAAGAAGTACAAGTTCACGTTCGGCCTCTGGACGATCAACAACCCCGGCCGCGATCCGTTCGGTGGCCCCACGCGCGAAGCGATCGACGCCCCGCGCGTCTGCGACATCGTCGGTGCCGCCGGCGCGTACGGCGTCAACTTCCACGACAACGACCTCATCCCCATCGACGCCTCCGCTAGCGAAGCCGACGCCATCAAGCGCGACTTCAAGAAGGCCCTGAAGAACAACGGCCTGGTCGTGCCCATGGCCACCACGAACCTCTTCGGCGACGCCGTCTTCAAGGATGGCGCCTTCACCAGCAACAACGCCGGCGTGCGGGCCTACGCCATCCAGAAGACCATGCGCGCCATGGACCTCGGCGCCGAGTTCGGCGCTAAAATCTACGTCTTCTGGGGCGGCCGCGAGGGCACCGAGAGCGACGCCACCAAGTCCCCCGTCGACGCCATCAAGCGCTTCCGCGAAGCCATCAACTTCCTCTGCGAATACTCGATCGAACAGGGCTACAATTACAAGTTCGCGTTCGAGGCCAAGCCCAACGAGCCACGCGGCCACATCTACTTCGCCGTCACCGGCAGCTACCTCGGCTTCATCCCGACTTTGGATCACCCCGACATGTGCGGCGTGAACCCCGAGTTCGCCCACGAGTCGATGGCCGGCCTCAACTTCGTCCACCAGGTCGCCGCCGCCTTGGAAGCCGGCAAGCTGTTCCACATCGATTTGAACGACCAGGAGTTCGGCCGCTACGACCAGGACTACCGCTTCGGCTCTGCCAACCTGAAGCACGCCTTCTTCCTCGTGAAGCTGCTCGAAGACCACAAGTACAACGGCCCGCGCCACTTCGACAGCCACGCCTTCCGCCAGTCCGACTACGCCGACGTCGCCGAGTTCGCCAAGGGCTCCATGCGCACCTACACGCTGCTGGCCGAGAAGGCCCGCAAGTGGAACGCCGACGCCGAGATTCAGGGCCTGCTGAAGACCATCAACGTGCAGGATGCCGCGATGTCGAAGCTCACCAAGTCCTACAGCAGCGGCAACGCCAAGAAGCTGCTCGCCGCGCCGCTGGACCGCGTGGAACTGGCCAAGGCCCGCCTGCCGTACGAGAAACTGGACCAGCTGACCATGGAGATCATCATGGGCACGCGCTAA
- the nrfD gene encoding NrfD/PsrC family molybdoenzyme membrane anchor subunit yields MQSQSQNQPSTFEPETTGSLRRPHPETFKVIGPGENYSTISAHLSDVVLKRPIYKNWMLGLFISGLGAMLMTYSIGYLLAKGVGVWGINIPVAWGFDIINFVWWIGIGHAGTFISAVLLLVQQDWRTSINRFAEAMTLFAVACAGLFPALHTGRPWLDYWLLPYPNTMGLWPQFRSPLEWDVFAVSTYASTSLLFWYVGLIPDLATLRDRATSRPLKIVYGMAALGWTGAAMHWQRYHAAYLILAGLATPLVLSVHSIVGLDFAASIIPGWHSTIFPPYFVAGAIFSGFAMVLTLGIPMRKWYRLEQYITLRHIDNCAKLMIVTGSIVTYGYALESFFAWYSADEFEIFMDQSRRWSGPYWWSWNLLILCNCIVPLLLWFPKVRVNGPVLWVIAGIVNVGMWFERFVIIVPSLHRDFLPSSWGMFWPTFWDWSLFIGTLGFFMFLFLMFLRTLPVISIFEMRELVHLEEHKDAAKDAHANEAGHPPAPTTP; encoded by the coding sequence ATGCAGTCGCAATCACAGAATCAACCCTCCACGTTCGAGCCGGAAACGACCGGTTCACTGCGCCGTCCGCACCCCGAGACATTCAAGGTGATCGGGCCGGGCGAGAACTACTCGACGATCTCGGCGCACCTGTCGGACGTCGTGCTGAAACGTCCGATCTACAAGAACTGGATGCTCGGCCTGTTCATCAGCGGGCTTGGTGCCATGCTGATGACGTACAGCATCGGTTACTTGCTGGCCAAGGGCGTGGGCGTCTGGGGCATCAACATCCCGGTCGCGTGGGGCTTCGATATCATCAACTTCGTGTGGTGGATCGGTATCGGTCACGCTGGCACGTTCATCTCGGCGGTGCTGCTGCTGGTGCAGCAGGACTGGCGCACGTCGATCAACCGCTTCGCCGAGGCGATGACCCTGTTCGCCGTGGCGTGCGCGGGCCTGTTTCCGGCGCTGCACACCGGTCGGCCGTGGTTGGACTACTGGCTGTTGCCCTACCCGAACACGATGGGCCTCTGGCCGCAGTTCCGCAGCCCGCTGGAATGGGACGTCTTCGCCGTCAGCACGTACGCCAGCACGTCGCTGCTGTTCTGGTACGTCGGTTTGATCCCCGACCTTGCGACGCTGCGTGACCGGGCGACCAGTCGCCCATTGAAGATCGTCTACGGCATGGCGGCGCTCGGTTGGACCGGGGCGGCGATGCACTGGCAGCGGTATCACGCTGCGTACCTCATCCTGGCCGGCCTGGCGACCCCGCTCGTGCTGTCGGTGCACAGCATCGTGGGCCTGGACTTCGCCGCCAGCATCATCCCGGGCTGGCACAGCACGATCTTCCCGCCCTACTTCGTCGCGGGCGCCATCTTCAGTGGCTTTGCGATGGTGCTGACGCTCGGCATCCCGATGCGCAAGTGGTACCGGCTGGAACAGTACATCACGCTGCGGCACATCGATAACTGCGCCAAGCTGATGATCGTGACCGGTAGCATCGTGACCTACGGCTACGCGTTGGAATCGTTCTTCGCCTGGTACAGCGCCGACGAGTTCGAGATCTTCATGGATCAGAGCCGTCGCTGGAGCGGCCCCTACTGGTGGTCGTGGAACCTGCTGATCCTGTGCAACTGCATCGTCCCGCTATTGCTGTGGTTCCCGAAGGTGCGCGTGAACGGCCCGGTGCTGTGGGTGATCGCGGGCATCGTGAACGTCGGCATGTGGTTCGAGCGGTTCGTGATCATCGTGCCGTCGCTGCACCGCGACTTCCTGCCCAGCAGCTGGGGCATGTTCTGGCCGACGTTCTGGGACTGGTCGCTGTTCATCGGTACGCTCGGGTTCTTCATGTTCCTGTTCCTGATGTTCCTGCGTACCCTGCCGGTCATCTCGATCTTCGAAATGCGCGAGCTGGTTCACCTGGAAGAGCACAAGGACGCGGCGAAGGACGCCCACGCAAACGAGGCCGGTCACCCGCCCGCTCCGACGACGCCTTGA